Proteins encoded together in one Macadamia integrifolia cultivar HAES 741 chromosome 8, SCU_Mint_v3, whole genome shotgun sequence window:
- the LOC122086229 gene encoding putative pentatricopeptide repeat-containing protein At3g01580: MSPQNVPQLMVGCWGLISSMFKACEDVKYVARLHAYILKSGLICDSFFATKLSSSYIKNFSLRSARKLFDETTHPNVYLWNSILRGYFREKQWKTTIHLFHQMLSSTTVTATGDAKADNFTISIALQACTELSAIQMGRAIHGLVNKREKIGSDMFVGSALIEFYVNHGGMDDALRVFNNFPQPDVVLWTSMVTGYQKNGNAEMAVSFFSRMVVMEGVSPDPVTLVSVVSAGAQMLNIEVGRCVHGFTIKMGFSAHLCLVNSILNLYAKTCSVNNARNLFMKMPQKDVISWSTMIACYAQNAEATDALDLFNEMIEKGFEPNSVTVVGALQACESACDLKVGRKIHEIAIQKGFELEVSVSTALIDMYMNCSCLEEAVYLFKRMPKKDVVSWAALIGGFAQNGLANKSIGTFCTMLRSETRPDAVTVVKLLTASSELGNLHQALCLHGFLVSSGFDDRVFVGAALIKLYSRCGSIDDAIRVFEGMSERDVIVWSSMIAGYGIHGLGREALEKFDQLIETTLLRPNSVTFLSVLFACSHSGLVGEGIKIFYKMVHEYRINPSLEHYSVMVDLLGRSGKLEKALQLIDQMPEPAGPHVWGALLGACRLHHNVKIGQIAAKSLLQLDPDHAGYYVLLCNIYAEDEKWHNAAAIRTLIKEKGLKKMTGYSSIDIGREPQDFLAV; this comes from the coding sequence ATGTCTCCTCAGAACGTTCCCCAACTGATGGTTGGTTGCTGGGGACTCATTTCATCTATGTTTAAAGCATGTGAGGACGTGAAGTATGTCGCACGGCTACACGCTTATATCCTGAAGAGCGGTCTCATCTGTGACAGCTTCTTTGCTACAAAGCTTAGCTCTTCTTATATAAAAAACTTCTCTCTCAGAAGTGCCCGGAAATTGTTCGACGAAACGACTCATCCAAATGTCTATTTATGGAACTCCATCCTCAGAGGCTACTTCAGAGAAAAGCAGTGGAAAACTACCATCCATCTCTTCCATCAAATGTTATCTTCGACCACTGTTACTGCTACTGGAGATGCAAAAGCCGACAACTTTACTATATCCATTGCCCTGCAGGCCTGCACTGAATTATCAGCCATTCAGATGGGCAGAGCAATTCATGGGTTAGTCAACAAGCGTGAAAAGATTGGTTCGGACATGTTTGTCGGTTCTGCATTGATTGAATTTTATGTAAATCATGGAGGAATGGATGATGCTTTACGGGTATTTAACAACTTTCCTCAACCGGATGTTGTTCTATGGACTTCTATGGTTACTGGTTACCAGAAGAATGGTAATGCAGAAATGGCGGTGTCGTTCTTCTCCCGGATGGTAGTGATGGAAGGTGTCAGTCCTGATCCTGTTACTCTTGTTAGTGTTGTGTCTGCTGGTGCTCAAATGCTGAATATTGAAGTTGGGAGATGTGTTCATGGTTTTACGATCAAGATGGGATTTAGCGCTCACTTATGTTTGGTTAATTCCATTTTGAATTTATATGCAAAGACATGTTCTGTCAATAATGCAAGGAATTTGTTTATGAAGATGCCCCAAAAAGATGTGATTTCGTGGAGTACTATGATTGCCTGTTATGCTCAGAATGCTGAGGCCACTGATGCCTTAGATCTTTTCAATGAGATGATTGAGAAGGGATTTGAACCCAATTCAGTCACTGTGGTTGGTGCTTTACAAGCATGTGAATCAGCTTGTGATTTAAAAGTAGGTAGGAAGATCCATGAGATTGCTATTCAGAAAGGTTTTGAGTTAGAAGTTTCTGTTTCGACTGCTCTAATTGACATGTACATGAACTGTTCGTGCCTTGAAGAAGCAGTTTATCTGTTCAAAAGGATGCCCAAAAAGGATGTCGTGTCTTGGGCTGCTTTAATAGGTGGATTTGCTCAAAATGGGCTGGCAAACAAATCTATAGGGACCTTCTGCACTATGTTACGCAGCGAAACTCGGCCAGATGCAGTTACTGTGGTGAAGCTTCTCACGGCTTCATCAGAATTagggaatcttcatcaagctcTATGTCTCCATGGTTTCTTGGTTAGTAGTGGATTTGATGATCGAGTTTTTGTTGGGGCCGCACTCATAAAATTGTATTCTAGATGTGGTAGCATAGATGATGCTATCAGGGTTTTTGAGGGGATGAGTGAAAGGGATGTCATTGTTTGGAGTTCAATGATCGCAGGCTATGGAATTCATGGTCTAGGAAGGGAAGCCCTTGAAAAATTTGATCAGTTGATTGAGACCACATTGCTTAGGCCCAACAGTGTGACTTTCCTCTCAGTGTTGTTTGCATGTAGTCATTCTGGTTTGGTGGGAGAAGGGATTAAGATCTTCTATAAAATGGTGCATGAGTACAGGATCAACCCCAGTTTAGAGCATTACAGTGTCATGGTCGATCTTCTTGGCCGCTCTGGGAAATTAGAAAAGGCCCTACAGCTCATTGATCAGATGCCAGAGCCAGCTGGGCCCCATGTGTGGGGAGCCTTGCTTGGCGCTTGTAGGCTTCACCACAATGTCAAGATAGGGCAGATTGCAGCTAAGAGTCTCCTCCAGCTAGATCCTGATCATGCTGGATATTATGTGTTATTATGTAATATATACGCTGAGGATGAGAAATGGCATAATGCAGCTGCCATTAGAACTCTGATAAAGGAAAAAGGGTTGAAAAAGATGACTGGCTATAGTTCCATTGACATTGGAAGGGAGCCGCAAGATTTCTTAGCTGTCTGA
- the LOC122085766 gene encoding ankyrin repeat domain-containing protein 1 gives MDDMGAIHFAAQKGHLEVVRVLLASGVSVQASNRKGLTPLHYAVQGSHLEVIKYLIRKGANLRAKTKAGKTPIDLVNNEEVRSYLVECEELSKRGEDTEGKGKGHESDENQSLEEKSGSPGESDLKKSSENFADSDNHGENEGKTEPVKRKDEGFETRGNLPESKKARVSLNHLLAENDTQEVENL, from the coding sequence ATGGATGACATGGGTGCAATTCATTTTGCTGCTCAAAAGGGTCATTTAGAAGTAGTCCGAGTTCTTCTTGCATCAGGAGTATCTGTCCAAGCTTCCAACCGTAAGGGTCTGACCCCCCTGCATTATGCTGTTCAAGGATCTCATCTGGAGGTCATTAAATATTTGATTAGGAAAGGTGCCAATCTGAGGGCAAAGACAAAAGCAGGGAAAACCCCTATTGATCTTGTAAACAATGAGGAAGTTCGCTCATATTTAGTAGAATGTGAAGAGTTATCAAAGAGAGGAGAAGATACGGAAGGCAAAGGCAAAGGCCATGAATCTGATGAAAATCAATCACTGGAAGAGAAAAGCGGTTCTCCTGGGGAATCTGATCTAAAGAAATCTTCGGAAAATTTTGCAGATTCTGACAATCATGGTGAAAATGAAGGAAAGACTGAACCAGTTAAGAGGAAGGATGAAGGCTTCGAGACAAGGGGAAACCTACCTGAATCTAAGAAGGCAAGAGTGTCTCTAAATCATCTTTTAGCTGAAAATGATACTCAAGAAGTAGAGAACTTGTGA